The following proteins are encoded in a genomic region of Amblyraja radiata isolate CabotCenter1 chromosome 19, sAmbRad1.1.pri, whole genome shotgun sequence:
- the lrrc10 gene encoding leucine-rich repeat-containing protein 10 has protein sequence MGNAIMSVVSFFPSKSCQHYLLGGDIEDLPPDKMMDLSGKHLRKFPLQVCAFTELIKLYLSNNNLRSLPPELHLLSCLQILALDFNHFKEVPQVISRLRQLSCLYLGNNYLCDLPAELSSLPDLKTLWIEGNCFEQIPRVVSDMKHLRILHAECNQLSELPRELWRLRELQNIWLSSNSFCEFPHVLLEIDSLEIIDVDRNSIRFFPSMVHMKNLKLVIYDRNPCKSGPSVGEDVRRVGRWADFRPEATDELLPGKLSEQVDGAEHIETTEHNELNEDSGSVRE, from the coding sequence ATGGGAAACGCTATAATGTCCGTGGTCTCTTTTTTTCCGTCCAAATCGTGCCAGCATTACCTGCTGGGAGGTGATATCGAGGACCTGCCTCCGGATAAAATGATGGATTTGAGTGGGAAACATCTGAGGAAGTTTCCCCTGCAGGTTTGTGCCTTTACTGAACTTATTAAGCTGTACCTGAGCAATAACAATCTGAGGAGCCTTCCTCCCGAGCTTCACCTGCTCAGCTGCCTGCAGATTTTAGCTCTGGATTTCAATCATTTCAAGGAAGTGCCCCAGGTAATCAGTCGCCTCCGCCAGCTCTCCTGTCTCTACCTGGGCAATAACTATCTGTGCGACCTGCCGGCTGAGTTGAGCTCGCTGCCTGACCTGAAAACGCTGTGGATCGAGGGCAACTGTTTTGAACAGATCCCCAGAGTGGTTTCCGATATGAAGCATCTCAGGATCCTACACGCAGAGTGTAACCAACTCAGCGAGCTGCCCAGAGAGCTCTGGCGCCTCCGTGAACTGCAAAACATCTGGCTTTCAAGCAACTCCTTCTGTGAGTTTCCCCACGTATTGCTGGAGATCGACAGCTTGGAGATCATAGACGTGGACCGTAACTCGATCAGGTTCTTCCCCAGCATGGTCCACATGAAGAACCTGAAGCTGGTGATATATGACCGCAATCCCTGCAAGAGTGGCCCCAGTGTGGGCGAGGACGTCCGCAGAGTGGGGCGGTGGGCAGACTTTCGCCCCGAGGCCACCGACGAATTATTGCCGGGGAAACTGAGCGAGCAAGTGGATGGGGCCGAGCACATTGAAACAACAGAACACAATGAACTCAACGAGGATTCTGGTTCGGTGCGCGAATGA